One stretch of Streptomyces sp. 135 DNA includes these proteins:
- a CDS encoding peroxiredoxin, protein MLTVGDKFPEFDLTACVSLEKGAEFEQINHKTYEGKWKIVFAWPKDFTFVCPTEIAAFGKLNDEFADRDAQILGFSGDSEFVHHAWRKDHPDLTDLPFPMLADSKHELMRALGIEGEDGFAQRAVFIVDQNNEIQFTMVTAGSVGRNPKEVLRVLDALQTDELCPCNWSKGDETLDPVALLSGE, encoded by the coding sequence GTGCTCACTGTCGGTGACAAGTTCCCCGAGTTCGACCTGACCGCCTGTGTCTCCCTGGAGAAGGGCGCGGAGTTCGAGCAGATCAACCACAAGACCTACGAGGGCAAGTGGAAGATCGTCTTCGCGTGGCCCAAGGACTTCACCTTCGTGTGCCCGACCGAGATCGCGGCCTTCGGCAAGCTGAACGACGAGTTCGCCGACCGTGACGCCCAGATCCTCGGCTTCTCCGGTGACTCCGAGTTCGTGCACCACGCCTGGCGCAAGGACCACCCGGACCTGACCGACCTGCCCTTCCCGATGCTGGCCGACTCCAAGCACGAGCTCATGCGCGCGCTCGGCATCGAGGGCGAGGACGGCTTCGCGCAGCGCGCCGTCTTCATCGTCGACCAGAACAACGAGATCCAGTTCACGATGGTGACCGCCGGTTCCGTGGGCCGTAACCCCAAGGAGGTCCTGCGGGTCCTCGACGCCCTGCAGACCGACGAGCTCTGCCCCTGCAACTGGAGCAAGGGCGACGAGACCC
- a CDS encoding LysR substrate-binding domain-containing protein, with product MRAINRGKLPGKQSNGKQPSLAQLRAFAAVAEHLHFRDAAAAIGMSQPALSGAVAALEEALGVQLLERTTRKVLLSPAGERLAVRVRAVLGEVEALLEEADAVKAPFTGALRLGVIPTVAPYLLPTVIALVHEEYPDLDLQVHEEQTSSLLEGLAAGRLDLLLLAVPLGVPGVTELPLFDEDFVLVTPLDHWLGGREGIPREALKELHLLLLDEGHCLRDQALDICREAGRADAPVTTTAAGLSTLVQLVAGGLGVTLLPRTAVRVETSRSNQLLTGYFADPAPTRRIALAMRTGAARAAEYEELARALRGAVRPLPVRVV from the coding sequence GTGCGAGCCATAAATAGGGGAAAGCTCCCTGGCAAGCAGAGCAACGGCAAACAGCCCAGCCTGGCGCAGCTGCGCGCGTTCGCCGCGGTGGCGGAACATCTGCACTTCAGGGACGCGGCCGCGGCGATCGGAATGAGCCAGCCGGCCCTCTCCGGCGCCGTCGCGGCCCTGGAGGAGGCACTGGGTGTCCAGCTCCTGGAGCGCACCACGCGCAAGGTGCTGCTCTCCCCGGCCGGGGAACGCCTCGCGGTGCGGGTCAGGGCCGTCCTCGGCGAGGTCGAGGCGCTCCTGGAGGAGGCCGACGCCGTCAAGGCGCCGTTCACCGGGGCGCTGCGGCTCGGTGTGATCCCCACCGTGGCACCGTATCTGCTGCCGACGGTGATCGCGCTGGTCCACGAGGAGTACCCGGACCTGGACCTCCAGGTGCACGAGGAGCAGACCTCCTCGCTGCTCGAAGGGCTCGCGGCCGGGCGGCTCGACCTGCTGCTGCTCGCGGTGCCGCTGGGCGTGCCGGGCGTCACCGAACTGCCGCTCTTCGACGAGGACTTCGTACTGGTCACGCCGCTCGACCACTGGCTCGGCGGACGTGAGGGCATCCCGCGCGAGGCGCTGAAGGAGCTGCACCTGCTGCTGCTCGACGAGGGGCACTGCCTGCGCGACCAGGCCCTGGACATCTGCCGCGAGGCGGGGCGCGCCGACGCCCCCGTCACCACGACCGCCGCCGGGCTCTCCACCCTCGTCCAGCTGGTCGCCGGCGGGCTCGGCGTGACGCTGCTGCCGCGCACCGCGGTGCGCGTGGAGACCAGCCGCAGCAACCAGCTGCTCACCGGGTACTTCGCCGACCCGGCACCCACCCGGCGGATCGCGCTCGCGATGCGGACGGGCGCGGCGCGCGCCGCGGAGTACGAGGAGCTGGCGCGGGCCCTGCGCGGGGCCGTGCGGCCGCTGCCGGTGCGGGTGGTGTGA